Proteins found in one uncultured Campylobacter sp. genomic segment:
- a CDS encoding ABC transporter ATP-binding protein encodes MLEVKNLNFAYPNGAGRLENVNLRVGKGEILTILGRNGAGKSTMLSLISGTQAPHSGEVWLGGKNSAQLSNKERAKIMAYVAQSEICEYDYTGLEFITMGRAAHLGIFARPSEEDTAIAKEFTAKLEITHLEDKFITQMSGGQKQMCSIARAMAAKPEIIVFDEPTSALDFGNQYKFLRTVKQLKEQGYTIVLTTHNPDFAVLLGGYVALVKGGGEVAFGTVDEIIESEHLSKLYGLNLSVEYIEQVTRKCCLTHPL; translated from the coding sequence ATTTCGCCTATCCAAACGGCGCGGGTAGGCTAGAAAACGTAAATTTACGCGTCGGCAAGGGCGAGATACTAACGATACTGGGGCGAAACGGCGCGGGCAAATCGACCATGCTAAGCCTAATCAGCGGCACGCAGGCGCCGCACTCGGGCGAAGTTTGGCTCGGCGGTAAAAATAGCGCCCAGCTTAGCAACAAAGAGCGCGCCAAAATCATGGCCTACGTCGCTCAAAGCGAGATCTGCGAGTACGACTACACGGGCCTTGAGTTTATCACGATGGGGCGAGCGGCGCATCTGGGTATCTTTGCGCGGCCTAGCGAGGAGGACACGGCGATCGCGAAGGAATTTACCGCAAAGCTTGAGATCACGCACCTTGAGGATAAATTTATCACTCAGATGAGCGGCGGACAAAAGCAGATGTGTTCGATCGCGCGCGCGATGGCGGCAAAGCCCGAGATCATCGTGTTTGACGAGCCGACCTCGGCGCTGGACTTTGGCAATCAGTACAAATTCCTACGCACAGTTAAGCAGCTAAAAGAGCAAGGCTACACCATCGTGCTAACGACTCACAATCCCGATTTTGCCGTACTTTTAGGCGGCTATGTGGCGCTGGTTAAAGGCGGGGGCGAGGTGGCTTTTGGCACGGTGGACGAGATCATCGAGAGCGAACACCTAAGCAAGCTTTACGGGCTAAATTTGAGCGTGGAATACATCGAGCAAGTAACTAGAAAGTGCTGCCTGACGCATCCGCTGTGA